The Elephas maximus indicus isolate mEleMax1 chromosome 19, mEleMax1 primary haplotype, whole genome shotgun sequence genome contains a region encoding:
- the STH gene encoding LOW QUALITY PROTEIN: saitohin (The sequence of the model RefSeq protein was modified relative to this genomic sequence to represent the inferred CDS: deleted 1 base in 1 codon): MRGNGGGSISPYLCSPIRLCQWEALLERVVNWTWWVCEWMIQEAEAETLSSAWRAAPLLALGSSEAGLEGLGTVWTSSFISAELSSDSAEQRRKLSSEGPFQGWAHPFHPGLPIQD; this comes from the exons ATGCGTGGTAATGG GGGAGGCAGTATCTCCCCATATCTTTGCAGCCCCATAAGGCTGTGCCAGTGGGAAGCCCTCCTTGAACGTGTGGTTAATTGGACTTGGTGGGTCTGTGAGTGGATGATTCAGGAAGCCGAAGCCGAAACCCTCAGCTCGGCATGGAGAGCGGCTCCCCTGTTGGCC CTGGGTTCATCTGAGGCTGGCTTGGAAGGTTTGGGCACCGTGTGGACCAGCTCTTTCATCTCTGCTGAGCTCAGCAGTGACAGCGCTGAGCAGAGAAGAAAACTTTCCAGTGAAGGCCCCTTTCAGGGCTGGGCCCACCCCTTCCACCCAGGGCTGCCCATCCAGGACTGA